In bacterium, one genomic interval encodes:
- a CDS encoding pyridoxine 5'-phosphate synthase: MSRLSVNIDHVGTLRQARGAQYPDPVHAAVMAEQAGADGITVHLRSDRRHITDRDVYLVRQITTSHMTLEMSAKQEMIDIALQIKPDMVTLVPERQGEQTTERGFDLAEEGGELESPIEQLANEGIIVSLFVNTTEENMKAAAALAADYVELNTTHYAEARSFEEEVSALRTIEKTAHLANKMKLGVAGGHGLNYRNVTNIAAIEPVEELSIGHSIIARAIFVGIERAVREMKSIIKTAREPRIG; this comes from the coding sequence ATGAGTAGATTATCTGTTAATATCGATCATGTAGGCACTTTGAGGCAAGCAAGAGGGGCACAGTATCCTGATCCTGTTCACGCTGCTGTTATGGCCGAACAGGCTGGCGCCGATGGTATAACAGTTCATCTTCGGAGCGACCGAAGACATATCACCGACCGAGATGTCTATCTTGTGCGTCAGATTACTACAAGCCACATGACTCTCGAGATGTCTGCCAAACAGGAAATGATAGACATTGCACTCCAGATTAAACCGGATATGGTAACTCTCGTTCCAGAGAGGCAGGGTGAGCAAACCACGGAAAGAGGATTCGATCTCGCTGAAGAAGGCGGTGAACTCGAATCACCGATAGAGCAACTCGCCAATGAAGGCATAATCGTTTCGCTTTTTGTTAATACAACTGAGGAAAATATGAAAGCCGCCGCCGCGTTGGCCGCAGATTATGTTGAATTAAATACTACACACTATGCAGAAGCTCGAAGCTTCGAGGAAGAGGTGTCTGCACTTAGGACGATTGAAAAAACAGCGCATCTTGCGAATAAAATGAAACTGGGTGTAGCCGGAGGACACGGACTCAATTATCGTAATGTGACAAATATTGCGGCTATAGAGCCTGTAGAGGAACTCTCAATAGGCCACTCTATTATCGCTCGTGCTATATTCGTTGGAATCGAAAGGGCTGTTCGCGAGATGAAAAGTATAATCAAAACTGCTAGGGAACCTAGAATTGGCTGA
- a CDS encoding 3-isopropylmalate dehydratase yields the protein MNRKNIIRGRVWVVRDNNNRPIDNIDTDQIFHNKHLAITKIEEMGKHIFGNLDDWRDFPVKIKPGDILVVGKNFGSGSSRQQAVDGFIALGVQAIIGESFGAIYWRNAVNAAFPVIQAPAIMSTELKTGDEIEIKIEEGTAKNLQNKKLIQFKAISKTQMEILQAGGLFEYGKQ from the coding sequence GTGAACAGAAAAAATATCATACGGGGCAGAGTATGGGTCGTGCGAGACAATAATAATCGCCCCATCGACAATATAGATACTGATCAGATCTTCCATAATAAGCATCTTGCGATAACAAAAATCGAAGAAATGGGAAAACATATTTTTGGCAATCTCGACGATTGGCGGGATTTTCCCGTTAAAATCAAGCCAGGCGATATTCTTGTCGTTGGAAAAAATTTTGGCTCCGGTTCATCCCGTCAACAAGCAGTCGATGGCTTTATAGCACTCGGTGTTCAAGCTATAATAGGAGAGTCTTTTGGCGCGATTTATTGGCGGAATGCAGTCAATGCTGCATTTCCTGTCATTCAAGCTCCAGCAATAATGAGCACCGAATTGAAAACAGGTGACGAAATCGAAATAAAAATTGAGGAAGGCACTGCTAAAAATCTGCAGAATAAAAAATTAATTCAATTTAAAGCAATTTCGAAAACTCAAATGGAAATTCTGCAGGCCGGAGGCCTGTTCGAATACGGAAAACAATAA